One genomic window of Canis aureus isolate CA01 chromosome 15, VMU_Caureus_v.1.0, whole genome shotgun sequence includes the following:
- the LOC144284303 gene encoding uncharacterized protein LOC144284303, with product MRTRGPGVLRAPGGPRRAVPPPLRASGRRPSCGRTERRQDRATAGGSSRRGPAAFPKPQAKCPPRALRSPPRRRGLSFPEAARSGARVRLRLSPNPVPRADPRPSAPTLLRSPTQEKWRNSAFQGAQRPGPQRRRRAQGPSPGRSRLAAGCVGGAGDALSGLGKPSVGLVEEEGGSRDSTCDTVLSARTHGHCTETRRVRSHQKYATPDSVLG from the exons aTGCGCACACGAGGCCCAGGTGTCCTCAGAGCCCCCGGCGGCCCGAGGCGCGCAGTCCCGCCGCCGCTGCGGGCGTCGGGCCGAAGACCGAGCTGCGGCAGGACCGAGCGGCGGCAGGACCGAGCGACGGCAGGCGGCAGCTCCCGGAGAGGCCCCGCTGCGTTTCCAAAGCCTCAGGCAAAATGCCCTCCACGGGCTTTGCGAAGCCCACCTAGGAGGCGGGGCCTTTCCTTCCCGGAGGCCGCCCGGTCCGGAGCTCGCGTCCggctgagactgagccccaaccCGGTCCCACGCGCCGACCCCCGCCCCTCAGCCCCCACTCTCCTCAGAAGCCCAACTCAGGAAAAGTGGAGAAACTCCGCTTTCCAGGGCGCCCAGCGACCGGGACCCCAGCGGCGCCGGCGGGCTCAG GGGCCCTCCCCCGGGCGGAGCCGCCTGGCCGCCGGGTGTGTAGGCGGCGCTGGAGACGCGCTGAGCGGCCTCGGAAAACCATCCGTCGGTCTTGTGGAGGAAGAAGGCGGGTCACGAGACAGCACGTGTGACACGGTCTTGTCTGCGAGGACACACGGACACTGCACAGAAACCCGGAGGGTTCGAAGCCACCAGAAGTATGCAACACCAGACTCTGTTTTGGGATGA